The region GGAGGCATTGACCCTGTTGGCCGGTGCCATTCCACAAATGAATGCTGGTGATCGGGAGCGTGATGTTGATGAATTTCGTGTTTTGGGGAAGTTCTAGAGAAACAATCCGCCAACTTTTGAAGGAGCTCATGAACCTGACAAAGCTCAAGAGTGGTTGAAGGCGATTGAGAAAATATTTCGAGTTATGAATTGTTCAGAtgcacagaaggtgcagtttggcACTCATATGCTTGAGAAAGAAGTTAAGGATTGGTGGCGCAACACTATTCAGAGATTTGATAAGGATGACATTGAAGTGACTTGGGCACTTTTCCGTGATGCTTTTCTGGAGAAGTATTTTCCAGAAGCTGTTCGTGGAAAGGAGGAAATTGAATTCCTTAAGTTGAAGCAAGGTAATGGTATCGTAGCTGAGTATGCTACAAAGTTTGAGGAGTTGATCAAATTTTGTCCCCATTACAATACTTCTAATACTGAGAGATCCAAGTGTCTtaagtttgtgaatggcttgagaccTGATATCAAGAAGGCACTGGGTTACCAACAGATTACGAGATTTTCtgagttggttaacaagagtaggatttatgatgaggatagtcGTGAGAGTGTTGCTCATTACAAGTCCTTGCATGATAAGAAAGGAAAAGGGCAATTCCGAGGGAAGTCGTATGATTGTAAGAAGAAAGCGGGTAatggcaagaagccaagtgggggaggatctcaCACTCCTGTCAAGTGATTCAGATGTGATGTTAAGGGATATCATGCTCCCGAGTGTCCTAAGGGAGATGTGACttgtttcaagtgtggcaagcAAGGTCACAAATCTTTTGATTACATAGTTGGTTCGAATGTGACTTGCAACAACTGTGGTGAGCAAGGGTACATTAGTACCAAGTGTAAcaagccgaagaaggagcaagcCAAAGGGAAATTGTTTGCATTGTCCGATGTTGATACTTCTGTTGAGGAGAGATTGATTCgaggtacgtgctttattaataATATGCCTTTGATTGttattattgataccggtgcgacgcattcttttatttctttggattgtgctaagagattGAATCTTGAATTATCTGTTATGCGTGGAAGCATGGTTATTGATACTCCGGCTATGGGTTCAGTGACTACTTTATATGTTTGTTTGAAATGTCCGTTGAATATTTGTGATAAAGATTTTGAAGTTGATTTAGTGTGTCTTCCATTGAGTCAACTTGATGTTATTTTGGGAATGGACTGGTTGAGGGCCAACCAtgtctatatcaattgttttgcGAAAGCTGTT is a window of Lathyrus oleraceus cultivar Zhongwan6 chromosome 6, CAAS_Psat_ZW6_1.0, whole genome shotgun sequence DNA encoding:
- the LOC127094929 gene encoding uncharacterized protein LOC127094929 — encoded protein: MNCSDAQKVQFGTHMLEKEVKDWWRNTIQRFDKDDIEVTWALFRDAFLEKYFPEAVRGKEEIEFLKLKQGNGIVAEYATKFEELIKFCPHYNTSNTERSKCLKFVNGLRPDIKKALGYQQITRFSELVNKSRIYDEDSRESVAHYKSLHDKKGKGQFRGKSYDCKKKAGNGKKPSGGGSHTPVK